Proteins encoded together in one Neobacillus sp. FSL H8-0543 window:
- a CDS encoding M3 family oligoendopeptidase produces the protein MRFEDFTYVRPNLEEITQSFNLAIEKFKNAATVEEQNIAMNEVNDIRNDIDTMFNLCEIRHTVDTNNEFYKAEQDFMDELKPEIEGFVTKYFQALVDSKFRAELEKKWGTQLFALAEGQLKTFKPEIVPLLQKENRLSSEYTKLIASAKILFEGEERTLAQLEPFTQSTNREMRKRASEAKFGFLAENEEELDRIYDELVKVRTEIAHELGYKNFVELGYNRMMRTDYNAEMVENFRGQVKDFIVPIATKLKARQQERIGVEQLKYYDEGFNYQTGNATPKGSPEWIIENGQRMYEDLSAETGEFFKYMQDTNLMDLVAKKGKAGGGYCTFIQKYKAPFIFSNFNGTSGDIDVLTHEAGHAFQVYASRNFEIPEYNWPTYEACEIHSMSMEFFTWPWMNLFFKEDTDKYKFSHLSDALLFLPYGVSVDEFQHWVYENPTATPKERKQKWREIEKKYLPHKDYDGNVYLENGGFWQRQGHIYNSPFYYIDYTLAQICAFQFWKRSRENHEEAWADYVNLCKLGGSMSFTKLVEAANLISPFKEGCVESVVGEIEAWLNTVEDQKL, from the coding sequence ATGAGATTTGAAGACTTTACATATGTTCGGCCTAATTTAGAAGAGATAACCCAAAGTTTTAATCTTGCGATTGAAAAGTTCAAAAATGCTGCCACTGTTGAAGAACAGAATATCGCAATGAACGAGGTCAATGACATTAGAAATGACATAGATACGATGTTTAATCTTTGCGAAATTCGTCATACTGTTGATACAAATAATGAATTTTATAAAGCAGAGCAAGATTTTATGGACGAATTAAAGCCTGAAATTGAAGGTTTTGTTACTAAATACTTTCAAGCACTTGTTGATTCGAAATTTCGCGCTGAATTAGAAAAGAAGTGGGGAACACAATTATTTGCACTTGCAGAAGGCCAATTAAAAACGTTCAAACCCGAAATCGTTCCATTACTACAAAAGGAAAATCGATTATCATCAGAGTATACAAAGCTAATTGCTTCTGCAAAAATCCTTTTTGAAGGCGAAGAAAGAACCTTAGCACAATTAGAGCCGTTTACTCAATCTACTAACCGGGAAATGAGAAAGAGGGCAAGTGAAGCTAAATTTGGCTTTTTAGCTGAGAATGAGGAAGAACTTGACCGTATATATGATGAACTTGTAAAAGTAAGAACAGAGATTGCTCATGAACTTGGATATAAAAACTTTGTGGAACTTGGCTATAATCGGATGATGAGAACGGATTACAATGCTGAGATGGTAGAAAATTTCCGCGGACAAGTAAAGGACTTCATCGTTCCGATTGCAACAAAATTAAAGGCACGTCAACAAGAAAGAATCGGTGTGGAACAGCTAAAATACTATGATGAGGGCTTTAACTATCAAACGGGAAATGCAACTCCTAAAGGCAGTCCAGAATGGATTATTGAAAATGGTCAAAGAATGTACGAAGACCTCTCGGCGGAAACAGGAGAATTTTTTAAGTATATGCAGGATACTAATCTGATGGATCTGGTTGCCAAAAAAGGGAAGGCTGGTGGAGGCTATTGTACATTCATTCAAAAATATAAAGCTCCGTTTATCTTTTCAAATTTCAATGGAACGTCAGGTGATATTGATGTTTTGACACATGAGGCAGGTCATGCCTTCCAGGTATATGCAAGCCGAAATTTTGAAATTCCTGAATATAATTGGCCGACGTATGAAGCATGTGAAATTCACTCAATGAGTATGGAGTTTTTCACTTGGCCATGGATGAATTTGTTCTTTAAAGAAGATACAGATAAATATAAATTCTCACATTTAAGCGATGCCTTGTTATTCCTGCCATACGGTGTTTCAGTGGATGAATTTCAACACTGGGTATATGAAAATCCAACAGCAACGCCGAAAGAGCGGAAGCAAAAGTGGCGTGAAATAGAGAAAAAGTATTTGCCGCATAAAGATTATGATGGAAATGTATATTTGGAGAACGGCGGCTTCTGGCAGCGCCAAGGCCATATTTATAATTCACCTTTTTATTATATCGATTACACACTTGCACAGATTTGCGCCTTCCAGTTTTGGAAACGCTCCAGAGAAAATCATGAGGAGGCGTGGGCTGACTATGTGAACCTATGTAAGCTTGGGGGAAGCATGTCCTTCACAAAACTTGTCGAAGCAGCAAACTTAATCTCTCCGTTTAAAGAAGGCTGCGTGGAATCAGTTGTTGGTGAAATTGAAGCATGGCTAAATACAGTTGAAGATCAAAAACTATAA
- a CDS encoding ATP-dependent Clp protease ATP-binding subunit → MLCQICNDNHATIQLNLNVNGQRKELILCSNCYAKEKNAIGSSFGHKPNNHQYFPFDKLFFTENSSEHKNNLGNQVKNRNGGGFIDKFGRNLTQMVRAGLIDPVIGRDEEVKRVTEILNRRNKNNPVLIGEPGVGKTAIAEGLAMKIADGQVPAKLQNKEVYLLDVASLVANTGIRGQFEERMKQLISELQERKNIILFIDELHLLVGAGSAEGSMDAGNILKPALARGELQVVGATTLKEYRQIEKDSALERRFQPVHVLEPTIDAAIEILKGIQKKYEDYHEIRYSDEAIDACVQLSHRYIQDRFLPDKAIDLLDEAGSKLNLTVENKNTEQIENRLKKIAADKDAALKNENYELAASLRDEEAKLEKSLNQAAAFERPIVQLSHIQEIIELKTGIPVGKLQEDEQQKMRHLEEHLNKKVIGQNKAVEKIAKAIRRSRAGLKSKHRPIGSFLFVGPTGVGKTELSKTLAEELFGTKESMIRLDMSEYMEKHSTSKLIGSPPGYVGHDDAGQLTEKVRRNPYSIILLDEIEKAHPDVQHMFLQILEDGRLTDSQGRTVSFKDTVIIMTSNAGVAHKTVHVGFGTIEAVEEATILDSLGSFFKPEFLNRFDSIIEFNTLDKEHLLTIVDLLINELQHTLEEQKIELTVSHEVKEKLAELGYHPAFGARPLRRVIQEKLEDKMADFILDQPEVDKITAVMENGEITLQTNQVHVN, encoded by the coding sequence ATGCTTTGTCAAATATGCAACGATAATCATGCAACTATCCAACTTAATTTAAACGTCAATGGACAGCGAAAAGAACTCATTCTTTGCAGCAATTGCTATGCAAAAGAAAAAAATGCTATTGGCTCAAGTTTCGGACATAAGCCTAACAACCATCAATACTTCCCATTTGATAAATTATTTTTCACAGAGAATTCTAGTGAACATAAAAACAATTTGGGGAATCAGGTAAAAAACAGGAATGGCGGAGGTTTTATTGATAAATTTGGTCGTAATTTAACACAAATGGTGCGTGCTGGGCTGATTGACCCAGTTATTGGCCGTGACGAAGAGGTAAAACGGGTAACAGAAATATTGAATCGCCGCAATAAAAATAATCCTGTATTAATCGGTGAACCTGGTGTCGGAAAAACAGCTATTGCAGAAGGTCTTGCAATGAAAATAGCTGACGGACAAGTGCCGGCTAAATTACAGAACAAAGAAGTCTATTTACTAGATGTTGCTTCCCTTGTAGCTAATACTGGGATCCGCGGACAATTTGAGGAAAGAATGAAGCAATTAATTTCTGAACTGCAGGAGCGTAAGAATATTATTCTATTCATCGATGAGCTTCATCTTCTTGTTGGGGCAGGTTCAGCAGAAGGTTCTATGGATGCCGGAAATATCTTAAAGCCTGCTTTAGCCCGGGGTGAACTACAGGTTGTTGGTGCAACGACGTTAAAGGAATATCGCCAAATTGAAAAAGACTCTGCACTTGAACGCCGCTTTCAACCTGTTCATGTGCTCGAACCAACAATTGACGCAGCAATTGAAATCCTAAAGGGAATCCAAAAGAAATACGAAGATTACCATGAAATTCGTTATTCAGATGAGGCAATTGATGCCTGTGTACAATTATCACACCGGTATATACAGGACCGCTTCCTGCCAGATAAAGCAATAGACTTACTTGATGAGGCTGGCTCAAAATTAAATCTTACAGTTGAAAACAAGAATACCGAACAGATTGAAAATAGGCTCAAGAAGATTGCAGCTGATAAAGACGCAGCTCTCAAAAATGAAAACTATGAACTCGCTGCCTCCCTTCGTGATGAAGAGGCAAAACTTGAAAAATCTTTAAATCAGGCTGCTGCCTTCGAAAGACCAATCGTTCAACTTTCACATATTCAAGAAATAATTGAACTAAAAACAGGTATTCCTGTCGGAAAATTGCAGGAAGACGAACAGCAAAAAATGAGGCACTTAGAAGAACATTTAAATAAAAAGGTAATCGGTCAGAATAAAGCAGTAGAAAAAATTGCCAAAGCAATTAGGCGCAGCCGAGCTGGGTTAAAGTCCAAGCATCGACCAATTGGATCCTTTTTATTTGTTGGACCAACAGGTGTCGGTAAAACAGAATTATCAAAAACACTCGCCGAAGAATTGTTTGGCACAAAAGAGTCAATGATTCGTCTTGATATGAGTGAGTATATGGAAAAACATAGCACCTCAAAACTAATTGGGTCCCCACCAGGTTATGTTGGTCATGATGATGCCGGGCAACTGACTGAAAAGGTTCGAAGAAATCCTTACAGTATCATTTTATTGGACGAAATCGAAAAGGCTCACCCAGATGTCCAGCATATGTTCCTGCAAATCCTTGAAGATGGCAGGCTAACAGACAGTCAGGGCAGAACCGTTAGCTTTAAGGATACTGTTATTATTATGACTAGTAATGCAGGTGTTGCCCACAAAACGGTACATGTGGGCTTTGGAACGATAGAGGCGGTCGAGGAAGCAACGATTCTCGATTCTTTGGGAAGCTTCTTTAAGCCAGAGTTCTTAAACCGTTTTGATAGTATTATCGAATTTAATACTCTTGATAAAGAACATCTATTAACCATAGTTGATCTTTTGATTAATGAATTACAGCATACTTTGGAAGAACAAAAAATCGAATTAACGGTTTCACACGAAGTAAAGGAAAAACTAGCAGAGTTAGGCTACCACCCTGCTTTTGGTGCACGTCCGTTGCGCAGAGTTATTCAAGAGAAATTAGAAGATAAAATGGCTGATTTCATTCTAGATCAACCAGAAGTAGATAAAATAACTGCAGTTATGGAAAACGGGGAAATTACCTTACAGACAAATCAGGTGCATGTTAACTAA
- a CDS encoding CPBP family intramembrane glutamic endopeptidase, giving the protein MENRQFLDLRLIVGLLIAHGLMFFTFQDRAIFWYIFTGSLLILITYAMFQEAVDDELSFIKYISIGALSGLLLYFLFWVGVQAFDLLNLPFDKSINKLYRWFAPQLFWQYLALILVAAPGEELFWRGFIQKRLLRYFGAFGSILIGSLLYALVHIYSGTFILMLAAFISGLIWGALYIWKKSMPLVIVSHIVFDLMIFIILPFK; this is encoded by the coding sequence ATGGAGAACCGTCAATTTCTAGACCTTCGGCTAATTGTTGGATTATTGATTGCTCACGGCTTAATGTTTTTCACTTTTCAAGACCGGGCAATATTTTGGTATATATTTACAGGATCACTGTTGATCTTAATAACCTATGCAATGTTTCAGGAAGCCGTTGACGATGAATTATCTTTTATTAAATATATATCTATTGGAGCTCTTTCTGGATTACTCCTGTATTTCCTTTTTTGGGTTGGTGTACAAGCATTTGATCTTCTTAATCTGCCTTTTGATAAAAGCATAAATAAACTTTATCGCTGGTTTGCGCCTCAGTTATTTTGGCAATACCTTGCCCTTATACTAGTAGCTGCCCCTGGGGAGGAGCTTTTTTGGAGGGGCTTTATTCAAAAAAGATTGTTAAGGTACTTTGGGGCCTTTGGCAGTATCCTAATCGGCTCTCTGTTATATGCATTGGTCCATATATATTCGGGAACCTTTATCTTAATGTTGGCTGCATTTATTTCTGGACTGATTTGGGGTGCCCTTTACATATGGAAAAAAAGCATGCCTCTAGTTATTGTTTCTCATATTGTTTTTGATCTGATGATCTTTATTATTCTTCCTTTTAAATAA
- a CDS encoding DUF6254 family protein: MSKSKSQQEREWTVRKQDQNPHGKVKSLKQISKETEQGR, translated from the coding sequence ATGAGTAAATCTAAAAGTCAACAAGAGCGGGAATGGACAGTCCGTAAACAGGACCAAAATCCTCATGGTAAGGTGAAATCTTTAAAACAGATTTCTAAAGAAACCGAACAAGGGCGGTAG
- a CDS encoding DUF2187 family protein → MKKAEVGNLIEFRGGLRGIVEKVNENSVIVDLTFMDNYRDLELDQRTVVNHKNYKILKESIN, encoded by the coding sequence TTGAAAAAAGCAGAAGTAGGTAATCTCATAGAATTTCGTGGCGGTTTGCGAGGGATTGTTGAAAAGGTAAATGAAAATTCTGTCATAGTCGACCTAACATTTATGGATAACTACCGTGATTTAGAGCTAGACCAGCGTACTGTTGTTAACCACAAAAATTATAAGATATTAAAAGAAAGTATTAATTAA
- the glpK gene encoding glycerol kinase GlpK → MEKFILSLDQGTTSSRAILFNKAGQTVFSGQKEFSQYFPKPGWVEHNANEIWGSILSVIAEVLSESGIKPEQIAGIGITNQRETTVVWDKETGEPIYNAIVWQSRQTVEICEKLKSMGYNDLFRNKTGLIIDAYFSGTKVKWILDNIEGAREKANQGKLLFGTIDSWLIWKLSGGKAHVTDYSNASRTLMFNIYDLKWDEELLEILDVPKTMLPDVRSSSEIYARTLDYHFFGTEVPISGIAGDQQAALFGQACFEKGMAKNTYGTGCFMLMNTGEKAVRSEHGLLTTIAWGLDGKVEYALEGSIFVAGSAIQWLRDGLRILKNAKESETYATKVASTDGVYVVPAFVGLGTPYWDSDVRGAVFGITRGTSKEHFVRATLESLAYQTKDVLSIMEADSEIKLKTLRVDGGAVKNNFLMDFQSAILNVPVERPIVNETTALGAAYLSGLAVGFWNNREEISKQWAVDRKFTPKMTDETRNNLYSGWKRAVNAAMAFK, encoded by the coding sequence ATGGAGAAATTTATTCTCTCTCTAGATCAAGGAACAACGAGTTCACGTGCTATTCTTTTCAATAAAGCGGGCCAGACGGTATTTAGTGGCCAAAAGGAATTTTCGCAATATTTCCCTAAACCAGGTTGGGTGGAGCATAATGCGAATGAAATCTGGGGTTCCATTCTTTCTGTCATTGCCGAGGTATTGTCTGAATCCGGAATAAAGCCTGAACAGATTGCAGGAATTGGAATCACCAACCAAAGAGAAACAACTGTGGTATGGGATAAAGAGACTGGTGAGCCGATATATAATGCGATTGTCTGGCAATCCAGACAAACGGTTGAAATATGTGAAAAGTTAAAAAGTATGGGTTATAACGACCTTTTTCGAAATAAAACGGGGTTAATTATAGATGCCTATTTTTCGGGAACAAAGGTTAAGTGGATATTAGATAATATTGAAGGTGCCAGGGAGAAGGCAAATCAAGGAAAACTATTATTTGGTACGATTGACTCCTGGTTAATATGGAAACTTTCTGGTGGTAAAGCTCACGTTACAGATTATTCGAATGCTTCAAGGACACTAATGTTTAATATCTATGATCTTAAATGGGATGAAGAACTATTAGAAATCCTTGATGTCCCGAAAACAATGCTCCCTGATGTTCGGTCTTCCTCTGAAATTTATGCCCGTACTCTTGATTATCATTTTTTTGGAACCGAGGTGCCGATTTCAGGTATAGCCGGTGATCAGCAAGCTGCACTATTCGGGCAAGCATGTTTTGAAAAAGGCATGGCTAAAAATACTTATGGTACGGGCTGCTTTATGTTAATGAATACTGGGGAAAAGGCTGTTCGTTCGGAGCATGGGTTACTAACAACCATTGCCTGGGGGTTGGATGGGAAGGTTGAATATGCGCTTGAGGGCAGTATTTTTGTTGCCGGCTCCGCCATTCAATGGCTCCGCGATGGGTTAAGAATCTTAAAGAACGCAAAAGAAAGTGAAACGTACGCAACAAAGGTAGCTTCAACAGACGGAGTCTATGTGGTTCCGGCGTTTGTAGGATTAGGAACTCCATACTGGGATAGTGATGTACGGGGGGCAGTCTTTGGAATAACAAGAGGGACATCAAAGGAACATTTTGTGCGGGCAACACTGGAATCACTAGCCTATCAAACAAAAGATGTTTTATCGATTATGGAAGCAGATTCCGAGATTAAACTGAAAACTCTTCGGGTTGATGGAGGGGCCGTGAAAAATAACTTCCTAATGGACTTTCAGAGTGCCATTTTGAATGTCCCAGTGGAAAGGCCAATTGTAAACGAAACGACGGCTCTTGGTGCTGCCTATTTGTCAGGGTTGGCAGTTGGTTTTTGGAATAATCGGGAGGAAATATCCAAGCAATGGGCTGTCGACCGAAAGTTCACTCCAAAAATGACAGATGAGACTCGTAACAACCTATACAGTGGTTGGAAACGAGCCGTAAATGCAGCCATGGCCTTCAAATAA
- a CDS encoding glycerol-3-phosphate dehydrogenase/oxidase, with amino-acid sequence MKFSVLDRKEIVSRLCSDVYDVLVIGGGITGAGIALDAAARGMKTALVEMQDFAAGTSSRSTKLVHGGLRYLKQLEVKLVAEVGKEREIVFENGPHVTKPEWMLLPILKGGTFGRFSTAFGLSVYDFLAGVKKSERRTMLSREETLLKEPLLRQEHLIGSGYYVEYRTDDARLTLEVLKAADEMGAVVCNYSKLLKLIYENGLVAGVEVEDQLSGKQYQIKAKKVVNATGPWIEEIQELDQSKGENRLRLTKGVHLVIDNKRFPLTRAVYFDTEDGRMVFAIPREGKAYVGTTDTFYYLDKAKPYMTTKDASYLIRAVNYMFPNQFLTEADIESSWAGIRPLIFQEGKKASEISRKDEIWDSKTGLITIAGGKLTGYRKMAEDVVNLLSEKFINEEGISYPRCKTKKLPISGGNVGGSEHFNTFIESKTDRGIASGLNYSESVQLTSMYGSNIDKVFELFNNHKKEAEKYRLPSFLFAQLVYAIHYEMAATPCDFFNRRIGAILFNIDFVQKWKVPVIAYMSETMGWSEEKKQRYTDELETVLLRSANPIDEE; translated from the coding sequence ATGAAATTTTCTGTTTTAGATAGGAAAGAAATCGTCAGTAGGCTTTGCTCTGATGTATATGATGTTCTAGTTATTGGCGGCGGAATTACAGGTGCAGGGATTGCGCTGGATGCAGCTGCTAGAGGAATGAAAACAGCTCTTGTGGAAATGCAGGATTTTGCAGCAGGTACTTCCAGTCGTTCGACAAAATTGGTTCACGGGGGCCTTCGTTATTTAAAACAGCTTGAAGTGAAACTGGTTGCTGAAGTAGGGAAAGAAAGAGAAATTGTCTTTGAAAATGGTCCGCATGTGACAAAGCCGGAATGGATGCTGCTACCCATTCTTAAGGGAGGAACGTTTGGAAGATTCAGCACAGCATTCGGTCTAAGTGTTTATGATTTTTTAGCAGGAGTTAAAAAATCAGAGCGCAGAACGATGCTTTCTAGAGAAGAAACACTTTTAAAGGAACCGTTGTTAAGACAGGAACATTTAATTGGAAGCGGTTATTATGTTGAGTATCGGACGGATGATGCTCGATTGACGTTAGAAGTCTTGAAAGCAGCCGATGAAATGGGTGCGGTCGTGTGCAATTATTCAAAGCTTCTCAAGCTAATCTATGAAAATGGTTTGGTTGCGGGTGTAGAGGTGGAAGACCAATTAAGCGGTAAGCAATATCAAATCAAAGCAAAAAAGGTGGTCAATGCGACTGGACCCTGGATTGAGGAGATTCAGGAATTGGATCAATCAAAGGGGGAGAATAGACTACGACTAACGAAAGGTGTTCATCTCGTTATCGACAATAAGCGCTTCCCTTTAACTCGAGCAGTTTACTTTGATACGGAGGATGGTCGAATGGTCTTTGCTATTCCACGTGAAGGCAAGGCCTATGTTGGTACCACGGATACCTTTTATTATCTGGATAAGGCAAAACCATATATGACAACGAAAGATGCTAGTTATCTTATTAGGGCAGTTAATTATATGTTTCCCAATCAATTCCTTACTGAAGCTGATATAGAATCAAGTTGGGCAGGAATTCGCCCACTAATCTTCCAAGAGGGAAAAAAAGCTTCGGAAATATCGAGGAAGGATGAAATATGGGATTCAAAGACTGGATTAATCACGATTGCTGGCGGTAAGTTAACAGGATACCGGAAAATGGCTGAAGATGTTGTTAATTTACTATCAGAAAAATTTATTAATGAAGAGGGGATAAGCTACCCCCGTTGTAAAACTAAAAAGCTGCCGATTTCTGGTGGGAATGTCGGTGGTTCTGAACATTTTAATACTTTTATAGAAAGTAAAACTGATAGAGGTATAGCTTCAGGGCTAAACTATTCTGAGTCAGTCCAATTAACCAGTATGTATGGATCCAATATTGATAAGGTTTTTGAACTCTTCAATAACCATAAAAAAGAGGCTGAAAAATATCGTTTACCATCCTTCCTATTTGCCCAATTAGTTTACGCTATCCATTATGAAATGGCGGCTACACCATGTGATTTTTTCAATAGAAGGATTGGAGCCATTTTATTTAATATAGATTTTGTGCAAAAGTGGAAAGTACCTGTCATAGCTTATATGAGTGAAACAATGGGCTGGAGCGAAGAAAAAAAACAACGATACACAGACGAATTAGAAACAGTCCTTCTAAGGTCAGCAAATCCAATTGATGAAGAATAA
- a CDS encoding phosphocarrier protein HPr, producing the protein MAEKQFKVIADTGIHARPATLLVQTASKFDSEVTLEYKSKKVNLKSIMGVMSLGISQGADIVISAEGSDSEDALKSLDDLLKKEGLAE; encoded by the coding sequence ATGGCAGAAAAACAGTTTAAAGTAATTGCAGATACAGGAATTCACGCAAGACCAGCAACCTTATTAGTACAAACGGCAAGTAAATTTGATTCAGAGGTAACGTTGGAATATAAGAGTAAAAAAGTGAATTTAAAATCAATAATGGGTGTTATGTCTTTGGGAATTAGCCAAGGTGCAGATATCGTAATTAGTGCTGAAGGCAGTGACAGTGAAGATGCATTAAAAAGTCTTGATGATTTGCTAAAAAAAGAAGGACTTGCAGAATAA